One Kushneria konosiri genomic window, ATGCGGTAGAACAGCAATACATCGGGATGCTCGCGCTTGATACGAAAATACTGCGCCATCATCGGCGTCGGTTGGGACTCGGTCTTGCCTGCCACGTGAAATTGACCCTGTCCAAGGACATGTGAGGTGAAAGGGCATCAGATTATCATGATCCGCTGCCTCCCCTGTATTGCTATAGTGCAGACAGCAAGCGTTCAACGCGTGTACAGCATGCGATGGTGAGGGCGTACCCATTGTCTGTGGTGATCAAGTACCATGGATGGCCTTGAATTCGATGTGATCGGCGGGGAGTTATCATGGCAACAGCATCAGGCATACAGGAGCTGGCCAGCCGGCTGTGTCTGCTCTGTCAGCAGCAGCGTGTGGTGCTGACTACCGCCGAATCCTGTACCGGTGGCGGGGTGGCGCGCGCCATTACCGACATTGCTGGCAGCTCGTCATGTTTCGAAACCGGCTACGTGACCTATTCCAACGCCGCCAAGCAGCGCCTGCTGGGTGTGTCGTCGGTGTCTCTTGAGCTTTTCGGTGCGGTCAGTGAAACCGTGGTCCATGAGATGGTGCGCGGTGCCTGTCGCGACAGCGGCGCAGATCTTGGCGTGGCCATCAGTGGCGTGGCAGGACCTGGCGGCGGATCACCCGAAAAGCCGGTAGGCACCGTCTGGCTGGCGTGGGGCAACGCCACCCAGAGTCAGGCTCAGTGCTATCGCCTTGACGGAGAGCGCCTCGAGGTGCGTCGTGATGC contains:
- a CDS encoding CinA family protein, encoding MATASGIQELASRLCLLCQQQRVVLTTAESCTGGGVARAITDIAGSSSCFETGYVTYSNAAKQRLLGVSSVSLELFGAVSETVVHEMVRGACRDSGADLGVAISGVAGPGGGSPEKPVGTVWLAWGNATQSQAQCYRLDGERLEVRRDAVALALRGLIERLQENPFD